GAGCCCCTGCTCCAGATCTTCCGGCCCCCTGAAGCGTAGTCTGGGGTGGCCATGACCAAGCTCCTCCGCGCCCTTCTGCTGTGTTTGCTACCGCTTTGCTCCGCCTGCTCTTCCTGCAGCAAGACCAAGGCGGACCCTGGAACGACGGCGAGCAGCAGCTCGAACCACGTCGTCGCCGGCGACGCGCCGCGCACACTCACGGCATTCAAGGACCAGGCGGACCTGGACGCATTCCTCGCGCATCTCCGCGAGCAGCAAAAGGCAGCGCGCCGCCCGCGGGCCGCCGGCGCACAGCCCGCACCATCGCCCGCAGAAGAGCCGGCAGCGGAGGCCGAGGCGAAGTCGGACGAATCGGTCACCAACGTGCAGCACGCCGGCGTCGACGAAGGCGGGATCGTCAAGCTGCACCGCGGGCACCTGGTGGTGTTGCGCCGCGGCCGCCTGTTCACGATTCGGATGGACGACGACACGTTGACTCCCGTCAGTCAGATCGACGCCTTCGGACCGGATATCTCGCCAGGAGGCGCTTGGTACGACGAGATGTTGGTGAGCGACGGCACCATCGTGGTGGTGGGCTACAGCTACCAGCGCGGCGGGACCGAGCTCGGCATCTTCGACATGGCGAGCGACGGCAAGCTCAGCTACCGCGCGACCTACCACCTGCGCTCCAACGACTACTACTCGTCCCGCAACTACGCGAGCCGCTTGGTGGGCAAGAAGCTGATCTTCTACTCGCCGCTCTACCTGCACTTGGACAACAAGCGGGACTCCTTCCCCGCCCTGCGTCGCTGGCACACTGGCGCCACGGCCGCCGATTTCAAGCGCATCGTGACGCCCCAGCGCATCTACCGGCCGTTGATCGAGTCTTCGTTCCTGGCGCTGCACACGGTGACCACCTGCGATCTGGGAACGCCCGAGCTCTCCTGCGCCGCGACCAGCGTCATGGGCCCGGCCGGGCGCGTGTTCTACGTTTCGCCGAGTGCCGTCTACGTCTGGATGACGCACTGGGAACGCGACCCAGAAGGTCGCGCGCCCCGCTCCCTGGTGTATCGCATGCCGCTGGACGGCAGCGCGCCCTCGGCGTTGCGCGTGAAGGGCACCCCCATCGATCAGATGTCGTTCCTGGAAGGGAGTGACGGTTTCCTGAACGTGGTGGTGCGGGCCGATGGCGGCGGCGACACCATGTGGCGTGCGGAGGTGAAGTCCGGCGACATGGCGCTCTTGCGCGTACCGCTCTCATCCTTCGGAGGCGGCGACGCGGAAGCGCCTTCGGAGAGCTACGCGACCTTGCCGCGGCCCCAGGGCTACGCCATGCAAAACCGCTTCGTCGGGGACTACGTGTTGTACGGGACGGGCAGCACCTGGGGACGACCGACCACGCCTAGGGACAGCAGCCTTTACGTCTACCGCTACGCCGGCGGCGGGCCCACGGCGGCGCTGCCGCTACCCCACGGCGTGGATCGCATCGAAGCCGTGGGTCGCGATGCCGTAGCCGTAGGCTCGGACGGCACCGATCTCTACTTCACTCCCGTAGCCCTCGGTGAGACCCCGGCGCTGCGCCCGGCCTACAAGCGGGCCGGGGCCAGCCAGGGAGAAACGCGCAGTCACGGGTTCTTCTACAAATCCCAGAGCGAAGGCCAGGGCCTGCTCGGCCTGCCCATCGTGGGCGCAGGTCGTCCGGGCTACCGCCAGCTGCACGAAGGCTCGGCCTCCGTGTTGTTCTTGAAGAACGTCGGGCTGAGCTTCAGCGAGCTGGGCACGCTGCAGGCGCACGCCGGAGTGGGACAGGACGATGGCTGTCGAGCGTCCTGCGTCGACTGGTACGGCAACGCGCGCCCGCTCTTCTTCAAGAACCGCATCGTAGCGCTGCTCGGCTACGAGCTGGTCGAAGGTAGCCTCGACGGCACGAAGCTGTTCGAAAAGCGACGCACCAGCTTCGCTCCCACCGCCCCGCGCTGACTCGCCCTCTACATGGGTTTGTTGGCGCGGCGCGAACCCCGTCGCGTGGCGCCCCGGTTCGGCCCTTGCCAACGAGCGGGGCGCATCGCAAACGCCGTCGGCACATGTGCCACTACTTCACGGGCAAGCGTACGAGATAGGACACGATTCCAAGGTTGGGCTTCGCGGCCCCAATCCAGAGGTGGGTTCGGGTGAGCCCGGCGAGGAACTTGAACTTGTGGTCGTCTGGTAGCTGGAACGTGGTCGAGTCTCCGGTCTTGAGATCCCAGCTGCCAATGGCGATCTGTTTGGGTGCGACGAGGATTGGCATGCTGATTCGTCCGAAGCCGCCAATGGTGTCGTTCATGCTCGTGTTGATTGCGGGCAGCTTGGTGACGAGCTGTGGAGCGAGCTGAGCTGGATCCTCGCTGAAAGGTGTCGACCAGAGCTCGACACTATCGAAGGAGTTGACGTCCTTTCGCCCGATGCCTTTCAGGAAGCCGACGCGGGTGTGGGCGTAGGCGGGGAATCCGTAATCGTCGTTTGACGACGGTGGCACCAGGTAGCTCTCTGGAGCTTTGATTCCATCCGACCAAGCGATCTTGCCCTGAAACGTCCCGCCGTCCTTCGTATCGTACTCCTGGAAAAGAAAGATCGAGCCTGCAGAGACCGGACTTAGAAAAGCAAGGGCGGGACCAGAGAGCGGCACCGGTGCAAACAGTTGGAAGTCACCGCCAGACAGGTCGGTAGAAGAGAGACGGTTGTTCGGCGCCCAACCCCAGACCCAGCGTTCTGGTCCGAGTGGATACCACGGTCCGGGTACACCGGGCGGAGGGGTGGTCAGGGTGACAGTCTCGACGGATTCCGTGCCAATCTCCGCAAGCACTCCCCCGAATACGGTTGCGCCCTGGCTCGCGACATGGACGGCAAATCGCGCGCTCCGAACAGATGCGGAGCTCAGAGAGCAGTCCGGTGTGTGTGTTTGGAAGCCATCGACAACGACACCATCCGGGCCCGTCACGAACACCGCCGCTGAGAATGAGAGTGCGACTCGTACCGTGGTCCCGTCGTCTTGCACCATGCTCGTGGGATTGAAACCGAGCCACTTCATCGCTGGTCCGAACTCCGCCTCCTCACAGTTCGCAGCGAACGAGCACGCATTCCACTTGAACAGGCGGACCTTTCCGGGATTGGCGAGCCGCTCGAGGGAGCAGCCGGCGACAGTGCCGGGGATCGGCGTCCAGGTAGGCAGTGCGCCCCAATCGCTCGCGCTGCCGCCGGAGCCGGCGGCAGCTCCCGTTCCGGAGCTGCCGCCACTGGCCGCATTGCCACCGGTGCCGCCCGCGCCGCCGCTGGCGCCAGTGCCGCCGGCCGCGGCACTGGCGTCCGGTTTCGCGGCGTCGTTGCTCGTGCACTGCAGGGCAGCGAGCGCGAGCGCGAAGATGGCAAGCCGAGCTACAGACATTCTCCGATCCCGGGGACGGTGGGCTCGCTCGAGCCGCCACCGTTGCTGTTCCCGTTCCCTTTGCCCTTGTCGTCGGCCTTGCCCTTGTCCTTGTCCTTGTCCTTGTCGCCCTTGCCCCACTTGCCGTGGTGCTTGCCGTGATCGTGCGCAGCGGGGAAGAGCTGATCGTTCCTCAGGAACACGTGATGGAGGCCATCGGGCTGGCTAAGGAGCGGCAGGGTGAGTCCGCGCAAGGTGAGGGTGGGCTCGAGACCGAGCACGCCCTGCTCCACGAAACCGCCGATGACCTTCGGACTGTTACCGCTGAAGGTGACGATCACGCCGAAGGTGCGGTTCAGCTTGGACGAGGAGCCACTGATCACGAGCTCGCCGTCCGGCCCGGCGGACAGGTCGACGCGGTCCATCAGGCCCGTGCGAAGCCACGTTCCCATGACACTCATCGTGTCCGTCCGGATGTCGTAGCGCAAGAGCCGCGCCTGGTGGATGGGACCCAGCTTGCGCGTGTCGATCATGAGGATCGAGCGGTCTTCGGGTCGGTACGTGGCAGCCAGCACGCGCCGCGGCTTGGGGCCGACGATGAGCTGCGGATACCAGCGATCTTCGCCAATATCGTAGCGCCAGAGGTCGCGGGTCAG
This window of the Polyangiaceae bacterium genome carries:
- a CDS encoding beta-propeller domain-containing protein; the protein is MTKLLRALLLCLLPLCSACSSCSKTKADPGTTASSSSNHVVAGDAPRTLTAFKDQADLDAFLAHLREQQKAARRPRAAGAQPAPSPAEEPAAEAEAKSDESVTNVQHAGVDEGGIVKLHRGHLVVLRRGRLFTIRMDDDTLTPVSQIDAFGPDISPGGAWYDEMLVSDGTIVVVGYSYQRGGTELGIFDMASDGKLSYRATYHLRSNDYYSSRNYASRLVGKKLIFYSPLYLHLDNKRDSFPALRRWHTGATAADFKRIVTPQRIYRPLIESSFLALHTVTTCDLGTPELSCAATSVMGPAGRVFYVSPSAVYVWMTHWERDPEGRAPRSLVYRMPLDGSAPSALRVKGTPIDQMSFLEGSDGFLNVVVRADGGGDTMWRAEVKSGDMALLRVPLSSFGGGDAEAPSESYATLPRPQGYAMQNRFVGDYVLYGTGSTWGRPTTPRDSSLYVYRYAGGGPTAALPLPHGVDRIEAVGRDAVAVGSDGTDLYFTPVALGETPALRPAYKRAGASQGETRSHGFFYKSQSEGQGLLGLPIVGAGRPGYRQLHEGSASVLFLKNVGLSFSELGTLQAHAGVGQDDGCRASCVDWYGNARPLFFKNRIVALLGYELVEGSLDGTKLFEKRRTSFAPTAPR